The following are from one region of the Carassius auratus strain Wakin chromosome 13, ASM336829v1, whole genome shotgun sequence genome:
- the LOC113112455 gene encoding aspartate aminotransferase, cytoplasmic-like, producing MFILFLSLAYRTDECQPWVLPVVRKVEKMIADDHSLNHEYLPILGLPEFRSSASKIALGEDSPAIKDNRVGAVQCLGGTGALKIGAEFLRRWYNGTDNTKTPVYVSAPTWENHNAVFSNAGFEDIRPYKYWDAGKRGLDLEGFLGDLESAPDHSIFVLHACAHNPTGTDPTQDQWKKIADVMKRKSLFAFFDSAYQGFASGNLDKDAWAVRYFVSQGFELFCAQSFSKNFGLYNERVGNLTVVAKDQDNLNRVLSQMEKIARITWSNPPSQGARLVAITLNTPELFAEWKDNVKTMADRVLLMRAQLKEKLKALGTPGTWEHITEQIGMFSFTGLNPKQVEYMVKEKHIYLMASGRINMCGLTTKNIDYVAESIHEAVTTVQ from the exons ATGttcatcctcttcctctctttAGCCTACAGGACTGATGAATGCCAGCCCTGGGTTCTCCCCGTGGTGAGAAAAGTGGAGAAGATGATCGCTGATGACCATAGTTTGAACCACGAGTACCTGCCCATTCTAGGCCTGCCAGAGTTTCGCTCCAGTGCATCCAAGATCGCTCTGGGTGAAGACAGTCCTGCCATCAAGGACAATCGG GTTGGAGCTGTGCAGTGTTTAGGTGGCACTGGTGCTCTGAAGATCGGAGCCGAGTTTCTTCGCCGTTGGTACAATGGAACCGACAACACAAAAACTCCAGTTTATGTGTCTGCGCCAACATGGG AGAACCACAATGCTGTTTTCTCTAACGCTGGATTTGAGGACATCCGTCCATACAAATATTGGGATGCAGGGAAGCGTGGACTCGATCTGGAAGGTTTTCTGGGTGACCTCGAG AGTGCACCTGATCACTCCATCTTTGTGCTGCATGCCTGCGCTCACAACCCCACCGGCACAGATCCCACCCAGGACCAGTGGAAGAAGATCGCTGATGTCATGAAG CGAAAGAGTCTGTTTGCCTTCTTTGATTCGGCCTATCAGGGTTTCGCCTCAGGAAATTTAGATAAGGACGCCTGGGCTGTCCGCTACTTTGTGTCACAGGGTTTTGAATTGTTCTGTGCCCAGTCGTTCTCAAAGAACTTCGGTCTGTACA ATGAGAGAGTGGGGAACCTGACTGTTGTAGCCAAAGACCAAGACAATTTGAACCGTGTACTGTCTCAGATGGAGAAGATTGCTCGAATCACCTGGTCCAACCCTCCGTCCCAGGGTGCACGTCTGGTTGCCATCACACTCAACACCCCTGAACTCTTCGCTGAATG GAAGGACAATGTGAAGACCATGGCAGACAGGGTCCTGCTCATGCGTGCTCAGCTGAAGGAGAAACTCAAAGCACTGGGAACTCCAGGAACCTGGGAGCACATCACTGAACAGATCGGCATGTTCAGCTTCACCGGACTCAACC CTAAGCAGGTGGAGTACATGGTGAAAGAGAAGCACATTTATCTGATGGCGAGTGGGCGCATCAACATGTGTGGACTCACCACCAAGAACATCGACTATGTGGCCGAGTCCATTCATGAGGCTGTCACTACAGTGCAATAA